In a single window of the Myxococcus fulvus genome:
- a CDS encoding ABC transporter permease, with the protein MPSFFQDLRHGFRSLRRSPGFTLATVLALAFGIGANTLLFSVVSALLLRPLPLPQSEQLVSVWGLDPREPEDNNALSRLDSEDLRQKVKAFAAFAIYDTGGFTLTGPHQEPERVEGAAVSEDFFRVAAVQPMLGRALEGHEFQLNGPRAVVLSHGLWTRRFGADRGVLGRTMELDGNTYEVVGVMPEGFDFPREDSQEPIGLWAPLAARDFVRSNWESRGTHLLSGVARLAPGFTAQQAHQEAQGVMQALSQTYPDTNSQSNVSVRGLQERLSQKTRRPALLLLGAVALLLLIACVNVAQLLLARAMTRQQEFAVRTALGAGKGALARQLLAEGSLLALAGGALGLLLGLWGTDMLSAMLPESVRQVQAVRVDGRALVYTAALVLAVSLMCGLAPLGTALKANLGGLLQSTRGTSANKSALRWRAILVSTQVALALVLLVGAGLLVRSAQRLAEVDPGYRPDGVSLMGVSLPAARYSRDTTATFYERLLEQVRAQPGVEAASLVTPGIVTGGAIGLSLELPEKPSPAGEKLVTGYRAMSDGVFGTLGIPLKQGRDFTRQDTANAPLVVVVNESFARRFFPNEDVIGKRVIIGYRAPLEREIVGVVGDVRARALDEAAEPELYAPLGQTPWAMTSVVVRSKLPLESVTALVKGEMRQLDSQLTMPRTTTLAQGLERSVADRSFQRVLLLAFAVSAVALASLGIYGLMAYSVAQRRRELGIRLALGALPSDVVRLVMKQALRMCALGLGVGLALALGLSRLLEGLLYDVSATDPLTFLAVPLLLLTVVSLASWLPARRASKVPPGVAMSAD; encoded by the coding sequence ATGCCTTCTTTCTTCCAGGACCTGCGCCACGGCTTCCGCTCCCTGCGCCGCAGCCCGGGCTTCACGCTGGCCACGGTGCTCGCGCTGGCCTTCGGCATCGGCGCGAACACGCTGCTCTTCAGCGTCGTGAGCGCGCTGCTGCTGCGCCCGCTCCCCCTCCCCCAGTCCGAGCAGCTCGTCTCCGTGTGGGGCCTGGACCCACGTGAGCCGGAAGACAACAACGCCCTGTCCCGCCTGGACTCCGAGGACCTCCGCCAGAAGGTGAAGGCCTTCGCCGCGTTCGCCATCTACGACACCGGCGGCTTCACCCTCACCGGCCCCCACCAGGAGCCCGAGCGGGTGGAGGGCGCCGCGGTGTCGGAGGACTTCTTCCGCGTCGCCGCCGTGCAGCCCATGCTCGGCCGGGCGCTCGAGGGCCACGAGTTCCAGCTCAACGGCCCGCGCGCCGTGGTGCTCTCACACGGCCTCTGGACCCGACGCTTCGGCGCGGACCGGGGCGTGCTCGGCCGCACGATGGAGCTCGACGGCAACACCTACGAGGTCGTCGGCGTGATGCCCGAGGGCTTCGACTTCCCCCGCGAGGATTCGCAGGAGCCCATCGGCCTGTGGGCCCCGCTGGCCGCGCGTGACTTCGTCCGCTCCAACTGGGAGAGCCGCGGCACCCACCTGCTCTCTGGCGTGGCACGGCTGGCCCCGGGCTTCACCGCCCAGCAGGCCCACCAGGAGGCCCAGGGGGTGATGCAGGCCCTGTCCCAGACGTACCCGGACACGAACAGCCAGTCGAACGTGAGCGTGCGCGGTCTCCAGGAGCGCCTGTCCCAGAAGACCCGCCGCCCCGCGCTCCTGCTGCTCGGCGCTGTGGCGCTGCTGCTGCTCATCGCCTGCGTCAACGTGGCGCAGTTGCTCCTCGCCCGCGCGATGACCCGGCAGCAGGAGTTCGCCGTGCGCACCGCGCTGGGCGCGGGCAAGGGCGCGCTCGCCCGACAGTTGCTGGCGGAGGGCTCGCTGCTGGCCCTGGCCGGAGGCGCGCTGGGGTTGCTCCTGGGCCTGTGGGGCACGGACATGCTGAGCGCGATGCTGCCGGAGTCCGTGCGCCAGGTGCAGGCGGTGCGCGTGGATGGACGCGCGCTGGTGTACACGGCGGCGCTGGTGCTCGCGGTGTCGCTGATGTGCGGCCTCGCGCCGCTGGGCACCGCGCTCAAGGCCAACCTCGGCGGCCTGCTCCAGAGCACGCGCGGCACGAGCGCGAACAAGTCAGCGCTGCGCTGGCGCGCGATTCTCGTGTCCACGCAGGTGGCGCTCGCGCTGGTGTTGCTGGTCGGCGCGGGGCTGCTGGTGCGCAGCGCGCAGCGGCTGGCCGAGGTGGACCCGGGCTACCGGCCCGACGGCGTGTCGCTGATGGGCGTCAGCCTCCCGGCCGCGCGCTACTCGCGGGACACGACCGCGACCTTCTACGAGCGACTGCTGGAGCAGGTGCGCGCGCAGCCGGGCGTGGAGGCTGCGTCGCTGGTGACGCCGGGCATCGTGACGGGCGGTGCCATCGGCCTGTCGCTGGAGCTGCCCGAGAAGCCCTCGCCCGCGGGGGAGAAGCTCGTCACGGGGTACCGGGCGATGAGCGATGGCGTCTTCGGCACGCTGGGGATTCCGCTCAAGCAGGGCCGGGACTTCACGCGGCAGGACACCGCGAACGCGCCGCTGGTGGTCGTGGTGAATGAGTCCTTCGCGCGGCGGTTCTTCCCCAACGAGGACGTCATCGGCAAGCGGGTCATCATCGGATACAGGGCGCCCCTGGAGCGTGAAATCGTGGGCGTGGTGGGCGACGTGCGGGCGCGCGCGCTGGACGAGGCGGCGGAGCCGGAGCTGTACGCGCCGCTCGGCCAGACGCCGTGGGCCATGACGTCGGTGGTGGTGCGCAGCAAGCTCCCGCTGGAGAGCGTGACGGCGCTGGTGAAGGGCGAGATGCGGCAGCTCGACTCGCAGCTGACGATGCCGAGGACGACGACGCTGGCGCAGGGCTTGGAGCGCTCGGTGGCGGACCGGAGCTTCCAGCGGGTGTTGCTGCTCGCCTTCGCGGTGTCGGCGGTGGCGCTCGCCTCGCTCGGCATCTACGGGTTGATGGCGTACAGCGTGGCGCAGCGACGACGGGAGCTGGGCATCCGCCTGGCGCTGGGGGCGCTGCCCTCGGACGTGGTGCGGCTGGTGATGAAGCAGGCCCTGCGGATGTGCGCGCTGGGCCTGGGCGTCGGGCTCGCGCTGGCGCTCGGCTTGTCGCGGCTGCTGGAGGGCCTGCTGTACGACGTGAGCGCGACGGACCCGCTGACCTTCCTCGCCGTGCCGCTGCTGCTGCTCACGGTGGTGTCGCTGGCGAGCTGGCTGCCCGCCCGCCGCGCGTCGAAGGTGCCGCCCGGCGTGGCGATGTCCGCGGACTGA
- a CDS encoding metallophosphoesterase, which translates to MAAERESSAARQQNEPSQPPTDSTPVERPHLVPSRNETALISDSGTATHPQRHAPMVRWLHPSQLIRTGLDAVVAAVFGARADHRLIEAVVRPQVPYFDYSEETRPQGDFWLDYVSDTGDGWDSTYTVARLLALPELKLPVRGQPRAGEFETERGRVLVFGGDGVYPGASREAYEERLIQPYEAAMRRSVAPNPDLFVIPGNHDWYDGLSAFMRLFCANRWIAGRRTRQSRSYFALKLPHRWWLIGTDVQLNSDIDVPQVEYFRQVADSMGPDDRVILCNAEPAWILAATQRRKGSYLENNLEYLQEKVLGRRISIFLAGDLHHYRRHEDPAGRQKITAGGGGAFMHPTHAPKAHVLRDGYRLEKSFPDERTSRALARKNLFLIRYSPLFGLLTGALYLLLALAAYAEVGSLGFSQLGDVIMAVANSMVSRPWTMVLGLGTIGGLIGLADSAFGKLRWLAGTLHGVAHILAAFFVAWGGTYLAVSGMGICPDLTPDGLNCTAGWAHLAGKFLVSSALTFLGGFLVGPFVMGLYLWLSVNLFGAHSNEAFISLALPDWKNFLRLHIDEKGQLTVYPVGIERVPRRWKRTHAGPHAPAYEPDDAKATAPALIEPPIRV; encoded by the coding sequence ATGGCCGCTGAGCGCGAATCCTCGGCGGCGCGCCAGCAGAACGAGCCCTCCCAGCCTCCCACCGACTCGACGCCGGTCGAGCGCCCACACCTCGTCCCTTCCCGCAACGAGACGGCGCTCATCTCCGACAGCGGCACCGCCACCCACCCCCAGCGCCACGCCCCCATGGTGCGCTGGCTGCACCCGTCACAGCTGATTCGCACGGGCCTGGACGCCGTCGTCGCCGCCGTCTTCGGCGCCCGCGCGGACCACCGCCTCATCGAGGCCGTGGTGCGTCCGCAGGTCCCCTACTTCGACTACTCCGAGGAGACGCGCCCCCAGGGAGACTTCTGGCTCGACTACGTCTCCGACACCGGCGACGGCTGGGACTCCACGTACACGGTGGCGAGGCTGCTCGCGCTGCCCGAGCTGAAGCTGCCCGTGCGCGGCCAGCCCCGCGCCGGCGAGTTCGAGACCGAGCGCGGCCGGGTCCTCGTCTTCGGCGGCGACGGCGTGTATCCCGGCGCCAGCCGCGAGGCCTACGAGGAGCGCCTCATCCAGCCGTACGAGGCGGCCATGCGGCGCTCCGTCGCGCCCAATCCAGACCTGTTCGTCATCCCGGGCAACCACGACTGGTACGACGGCCTGTCCGCCTTCATGCGGCTGTTCTGCGCCAACCGCTGGATTGCCGGACGACGCACGCGGCAGAGCCGCAGCTACTTCGCGCTCAAGCTGCCGCATCGCTGGTGGCTCATCGGCACGGACGTGCAGCTCAACAGCGACATCGACGTGCCCCAGGTGGAGTACTTCCGCCAGGTGGCCGACAGCATGGGCCCCGACGACCGCGTCATCCTGTGCAACGCCGAGCCCGCATGGATTCTCGCCGCCACGCAGCGGCGCAAGGGCAGCTACCTGGAGAACAACCTGGAGTACCTCCAGGAGAAGGTGCTCGGCCGGCGCATCAGCATCTTCCTCGCCGGAGACCTGCACCACTACCGCCGGCACGAGGACCCCGCGGGCCGACAGAAAATCACGGCCGGCGGCGGCGGCGCCTTCATGCACCCCACGCACGCCCCCAAGGCGCACGTGCTGCGCGACGGCTACCGGCTGGAGAAGAGCTTCCCCGACGAGCGCACCTCGCGCGCGCTCGCGCGAAAGAACCTGTTCCTCATCCGCTACAGCCCGCTGTTCGGCCTGCTGACGGGCGCGCTGTACCTGCTGCTCGCGCTGGCCGCGTACGCGGAGGTGGGCTCGCTGGGCTTCTCCCAGCTGGGCGACGTCATCATGGCCGTGGCCAACAGCATGGTGAGCCGCCCGTGGACCATGGTGCTGGGCCTGGGCACCATCGGCGGACTCATCGGCCTGGCCGACTCCGCGTTCGGGAAGCTCCGGTGGCTCGCGGGCACGCTGCACGGCGTGGCCCACATCCTCGCGGCCTTCTTCGTCGCGTGGGGAGGCACGTACCTGGCGGTGAGTGGGATGGGCATCTGTCCCGACCTGACGCCGGACGGCCTCAACTGCACGGCGGGCTGGGCGCATCTGGCGGGCAAGTTCCTGGTGTCCTCGGCGCTCACCTTCCTGGGTGGCTTCCTGGTGGGCCCCTTCGTCATGGGGTTGTACCTGTGGCTGAGTGTCAACCTGTTCGGGGCCCACTCGAACGAGGCGTTCATCTCGTTGGCGCTGCCGGACTGGAAGAACTTCCTGCGCCTGCACATCGACGAGAAGGGACAGCTCACCGTCTACCCGGTGGGTATCGAGCGGGTGCCGCGCCGCTGGAAGCGCACCCATGCGGGGCCTCATGCACCGGCGTACGAGCCGGATGACGCCAAGGCCACGGCTCCGGCGCTCATCGAGCCGCCCATCCGCGTCTAG
- a CDS encoding DUF962 domain-containing protein — protein sequence MSKPTLQTYAEFWPFYLREHSLPVTRRFHFVGTSLGVATGIAAIVMGRGALIPAALVSAYGFAWFSHFFIEKNKPASFKYPLWSFISDFRMAGLMAVGQLDAHMERAFANGEQGTGANSMAPASRPAPQAAAQQAR from the coding sequence ATGTCCAAGCCCACCCTCCAGACCTATGCCGAGTTCTGGCCGTTCTACCTGCGTGAGCACTCGCTGCCGGTGACGCGCCGGTTCCACTTCGTGGGCACCAGCCTGGGCGTGGCCACGGGCATCGCGGCCATCGTCATGGGGCGCGGGGCGCTGATTCCGGCGGCGCTGGTCTCGGCGTACGGCTTCGCGTGGTTCAGCCACTTCTTCATCGAGAAGAACAAGCCGGCGAGCTTCAAGTACCCGCTGTGGTCGTTCATCTCGGACTTCCGGATGGCGGGGCTGATGGCCGTGGGCCAGCTCGACGCGCACATGGAGCGCGCCTTCGCCAACGGTGAGCAGGGCACGGGCGCCAACAGCATGGCCCCCGCGTCCCGGCCGGCGCCCCAGGCGGCGGCGCAGCAGGCCCGCTGA
- a CDS encoding class I SAM-dependent methyltransferase, producing the protein MAESVLEFYQGLAEEYHLLFANWAQTVERQGAALDALLRRCGAPPPRRVLDCACGIGTQALGLAGRGYVVHATDLSPAAVARAEREAKSLGVTLTTGVADMRTLDTQVSGMFQVVLAFDNAVPHLLTDEDLDAAAHAMASKLAPGGLLALSVRDYDALMAEQPRFTSERVLDAPEGRRILFQVWDWAADGRTYTVHQFILRPEGKGWQATEHTGVYRALQRVEVERALTRAGLVDTRWYSPEETGFYQPILTARRP; encoded by the coding sequence ATGGCTGAGTCCGTGCTCGAGTTCTACCAGGGGCTCGCCGAGGAGTATCACCTGCTCTTCGCCAACTGGGCCCAGACGGTGGAGCGCCAGGGCGCCGCGCTGGACGCGCTCTTGCGTCGGTGCGGCGCGCCTCCGCCGCGTCGGGTGTTGGATTGCGCGTGTGGCATCGGAACGCAGGCGCTGGGGCTCGCGGGGCGAGGCTACGTGGTGCACGCCACGGACCTGAGCCCCGCCGCGGTGGCCCGCGCCGAGCGCGAGGCGAAGAGCCTGGGCGTCACCCTCACCACCGGCGTCGCGGACATGCGGACGTTGGACACGCAGGTGTCGGGGATGTTCCAGGTGGTGCTCGCGTTCGACAACGCGGTGCCGCACCTGCTCACGGATGAGGACCTGGACGCCGCCGCGCATGCGATGGCCTCGAAGCTCGCGCCCGGGGGCCTGCTGGCGCTGAGCGTGCGCGACTATGACGCGCTGATGGCCGAGCAGCCGCGCTTCACCTCGGAGCGGGTGCTCGACGCGCCCGAGGGCCGACGGATTCTCTTCCAGGTCTGGGATTGGGCCGCCGACGGCAGGACGTACACGGTCCACCAGTTCATCCTGCGCCCCGAGGGCAAAGGCTGGCAGGCCACGGAGCACACCGGCGTGTACCGCGCGCTCCAGCGGGTGGAGGTGGAGCGCGCGCTGACCCGGGCGGGGCTCGTCGACACGCGTTGGTATTCGCCGGAGGAGACGGGCTTCTATCAACCCATCCTCACCGCACGCAGGCCGTGA
- a CDS encoding YdeI/OmpD-associated family protein yields the protein MASAEGGAPVIAFRGAAEFEAWLQAHVDAPAGVWLKLAKKGTQIASLTDDEAVDVGLCFGWISGQRKSLDARFYLQKYVPRRPRSRWSCVNVRKVEALTRAGRMRPSGLAEVEAAKGDGRWDAAYESQKNATVPEALTVALAASPRAARAFEALGRTRRYGLVLRVLTARTEKGRESQVRRVVAELGAAG from the coding sequence GTGGCCAGCGCTGAGGGTGGGGCGCCGGTGATTGCGTTCCGGGGCGCGGCGGAGTTCGAGGCATGGCTCCAGGCGCACGTCGATGCGCCCGCGGGTGTCTGGTTGAAGCTCGCGAAGAAGGGGACGCAGATTGCCTCGCTCACCGATGACGAGGCGGTCGACGTGGGGCTGTGCTTCGGATGGATTTCGGGGCAGCGCAAGTCGCTCGATGCGCGCTTCTACCTGCAGAAGTACGTCCCGCGCCGGCCTCGCAGCCGCTGGTCCTGTGTGAACGTGAGGAAGGTGGAGGCGCTCACGCGCGCGGGCCGGATGCGGCCCTCGGGGCTCGCGGAGGTCGAGGCCGCGAAGGGGGATGGGCGCTGGGATGCGGCCTACGAGTCGCAGAAGAACGCCACGGTGCCGGAGGCGCTCACGGTGGCGCTGGCGGCGAGCCCTCGGGCGGCGCGAGCGTTCGAGGCGCTCGGCAGGACGCGGCGGTATGGGCTGGTCCTCAGGGTGCTGACGGCGCGGACCGAGAAGGGGCGCGAAAGCCAGGTCCGCCGCGTCGTCGCGGAGCTCGGCGCGGCGGGGTGA
- a CDS encoding cupin domain-containing protein: protein MSPRLLMSALALTGLGINPPAWASEASSEVMVATGARISSVPEWTVSPNITARRWVASPESVESVATTTTSAVGRPSSTPGVTAPAWTATPSTVAPSITAQRWSVRAVTPGLAATETSVPTSSTQNVTPPHWTTAPRTAAPSINAQRWSAAPGGSAPSTTAPGSAAPSSTPSPRPTDAKPTVRHRVTAAEAPRHIIANGKGRATLFLNESTGATAASLTLLELQPGGEVPEHTHESSAEILYIEDGAADMTVSGQTLRVSKGDAVYIPAGAKHSARVVSPGVPFKAVQVYAGPGPEQRFMQGPRESAPHGR from the coding sequence ATGAGTCCACGACTCCTGATGTCCGCGCTGGCCCTCACGGGCCTCGGTATCAACCCGCCTGCCTGGGCGAGTGAGGCCTCCTCGGAGGTCATGGTCGCGACGGGAGCTCGCATCAGCTCCGTGCCCGAGTGGACCGTCTCACCGAACATCACCGCGCGACGCTGGGTCGCGAGCCCGGAGTCCGTCGAGTCCGTCGCGACCACCACGACGAGCGCCGTCGGCCGGCCATCGTCCACGCCAGGTGTCACGGCACCCGCCTGGACCGCCACGCCGAGCACCGTCGCGCCGAGCATCACCGCGCAGCGGTGGTCCGTCAGGGCCGTCACGCCGGGCCTCGCCGCGACCGAGACCTCGGTCCCGACCTCGTCCACGCAGAACGTCACTCCGCCGCACTGGACCACGGCGCCGAGGACCGCGGCACCGAGCATCAACGCGCAACGCTGGTCCGCCGCGCCGGGAGGTTCCGCACCGAGCACCACCGCGCCCGGCTCCGCTGCGCCGAGCAGCACGCCGAGCCCGCGCCCCACGGACGCGAAGCCCACGGTGCGCCACCGCGTCACGGCCGCCGAGGCTCCGCGCCACATCATCGCGAACGGCAAGGGCCGCGCGACGCTGTTCCTCAACGAGTCCACCGGCGCCACCGCCGCGTCGCTGACGCTGCTGGAGCTCCAGCCCGGCGGCGAGGTCCCCGAGCACACGCACGAGTCGAGCGCGGAGATTCTCTACATCGAGGACGGCGCCGCCGACATGACGGTGTCCGGACAGACGTTGCGCGTGAGCAAGGGTGACGCCGTCTACATCCCCGCGGGCGCGAAGCACTCCGCGCGCGTGGTGTCTCCTGGCGTGCCGTTCAAGGCCGTGCAGGTCTACGCGGGCCCGGGCCCCGAGCAGCGCTTCATGCAGGGCCCCCGGGAGAGCGCTCCTCATGGCCGCTGA
- a CDS encoding VOC family protein, giving the protein MTHTLRGMCTFNLWADDLQAATRWYSELLGMAPYFRSEDVGRGPGYVEFRIGDYQHELGIIDRRFAPPGLATARGGTVAYWHVDDIAGTLARVLAMGAQLLEGVTERGPGFVTASVTDPFGNVLGLMFNRHYLDVLGGARGQR; this is encoded by the coding sequence ATGACCCACACCTTGCGCGGAATGTGCACCTTCAACCTCTGGGCGGATGACCTCCAGGCGGCGACGCGCTGGTACTCGGAGCTGCTCGGCATGGCGCCCTACTTCCGCAGCGAGGACGTGGGGCGGGGGCCCGGCTATGTCGAGTTCCGCATCGGCGACTACCAGCACGAGCTGGGCATCATCGACCGGAGGTTCGCGCCGCCGGGGCTCGCCACGGCGCGGGGCGGGACGGTGGCCTACTGGCACGTCGACGACATCGCGGGGACGCTCGCGCGGGTGCTCGCGATGGGGGCGCAGCTCCTGGAGGGTGTCACCGAGCGTGGGCCGGGCTTCGTCACGGCGTCGGTCACCGACCCGTTCGGGAACGTGCTGGGCCTGATGTTCAACCGCCACTACCTGGACGTGCTGGGAGGCGCCCGTGGCCAGCGCTGA
- a CDS encoding glycine--tRNA ligase, producing the protein MAAQTMEQLVSLSKRRGFIFPGSAIYGGLQGTYDYGPLGVELKNNLKLAWWRANVWEREDMEGIDASILMNKLTWRYSGHEETFVDPMVDCKGCKMRWRADQLAGKCPSCGSAELTEPRPFNLMFKTQVGPVPDPESFSYLRPETAQGIFLNFKHVLDSTSRKLPFGIAQMGKSFRNEITPRNFIFRVREFEQMEIEFFVKPGEDEAWHQKWVEDRINWWLSVGLSKDNLVPYHQKANELAHYAKATVDLLYRFPHGLEELEGIANRTDYDLGSHSKDQGSLGLKARVAPNSHSTEKLTYFDAETKQHVVPFVIEPSAGVDRGVLAVLSEAYAEEQVKPAPADRLKPVEEALGTFLKSVSRNEKLTADAKNALLAEGERISGALGERLASITGLLSMPGAESIEVAKKLRGQVDPVVDEFYRTVLHFKPRLAPIKVAVLPLKKNHAGIVDVAKGIRRRLQSSGSMRVVYDDTGAIGKLYRRQDEIGTPFCVTVDFDTLGDGKDASTKDTVTVRHRDSMAQERVAISELEGYLREKMG; encoded by the coding sequence ATGGCCGCACAGACGATGGAGCAGCTGGTTTCCCTGTCCAAGCGCCGGGGCTTCATCTTCCCGGGCTCCGCCATCTACGGGGGCCTGCAGGGCACGTACGACTACGGTCCGCTCGGCGTCGAGCTGAAGAACAACCTGAAGCTGGCCTGGTGGCGCGCCAACGTCTGGGAGCGCGAGGACATGGAGGGCATCGACGCCTCCATCCTCATGAACAAGCTCACGTGGCGCTATTCGGGGCACGAAGAGACCTTCGTGGACCCGATGGTGGACTGCAAGGGCTGCAAGATGCGCTGGCGCGCGGACCAGCTTGCCGGCAAGTGTCCCAGCTGCGGCTCCGCGGAGCTGACCGAGCCGCGCCCCTTCAACCTGATGTTCAAGACACAGGTGGGGCCGGTGCCGGACCCGGAGTCCTTCTCCTATCTGCGCCCCGAGACGGCGCAGGGCATCTTCCTCAACTTCAAGCACGTGCTCGACTCGACGTCGCGCAAGCTGCCGTTCGGCATCGCGCAGATGGGCAAGTCCTTCCGCAATGAAATCACGCCGCGCAACTTCATCTTCCGCGTGCGTGAGTTCGAGCAGATGGAGATCGAGTTCTTCGTGAAGCCCGGCGAGGACGAGGCGTGGCACCAGAAGTGGGTGGAGGACCGCATCAACTGGTGGCTGTCGGTGGGGTTGTCCAAGGACAACCTGGTGCCGTACCACCAGAAGGCGAACGAGCTGGCGCACTACGCGAAGGCGACGGTGGACCTGCTCTACCGCTTCCCGCATGGGCTGGAGGAGCTGGAGGGCATCGCGAACCGGACGGACTACGACCTGGGTTCGCACAGCAAGGACCAGGGCTCGCTCGGGTTGAAGGCGCGGGTGGCGCCCAACAGCCACAGCACGGAGAAGCTCACGTACTTCGACGCGGAGACGAAGCAGCACGTGGTGCCGTTCGTCATCGAGCCGTCGGCGGGCGTGGACCGCGGGGTGCTCGCGGTGCTGAGCGAGGCGTACGCGGAGGAGCAGGTGAAGCCCGCGCCGGCGGACCGGCTCAAGCCGGTGGAGGAGGCGCTGGGCACGTTCCTCAAGTCCGTCAGTCGCAACGAGAAGCTCACGGCGGACGCGAAGAACGCGCTGCTGGCGGAGGGCGAGCGAATCTCGGGCGCGTTGGGTGAGCGGCTCGCGTCGATAACCGGGCTGTTGTCGATGCCGGGGGCAGAGAGCATCGAGGTGGCGAAGAAGCTGCGCGGCCAGGTGGACCCGGTGGTGGACGAGTTCTACCGGACGGTGCTGCACTTCAAGCCGCGCCTGGCACCCATCAAGGTGGCGGTGTTGCCGCTGAAGAAGAACCACGCGGGCATCGTGGACGTGGCGAAGGGCATCCGCCGGCGGCTCCAGTCCTCGGGCTCGATGCGCGTCGTGTACGACGACACCGGCGCCATCGGGAAGCTGTACCGGCGGCAGGATGAAATCGGGACGCCCTTCTGCGTCACCGTCGACTTCGACACGCTGGGGGACGGCAAGGACGCGTCCACCAAGGACACCGTCACCGTGCGCCACCGCGACTCCATGGCCCAGGAGCGCGTCGCCATCTCCGAGCTGGAGGGTTACCTGCGCGAGAAGATGGGCTGA
- a CDS encoding acyl-CoA thioesterase, with translation MADLSPKDFPVVVPFTLHWSEMDAFGHANNARTFTWFETARIAYLARIGMTGPSGAGETRIQGGIGPILKATQAEYVRPVVFPVRLAASARVSRIGNTSVTLEHAVFGEEDGTLYTKGTAVIVTLDYVKNEPVLVPASVRAAIEALEGRTFGP, from the coding sequence ATGGCGGACCTCAGCCCCAAGGACTTCCCCGTCGTCGTCCCCTTCACCCTGCACTGGAGTGAAATGGACGCGTTCGGCCACGCGAACAACGCTCGCACCTTCACGTGGTTCGAGACCGCGCGCATCGCCTACCTCGCCCGCATCGGCATGACGGGCCCCTCGGGCGCGGGCGAGACGCGCATCCAGGGCGGCATCGGTCCCATCCTCAAGGCCACCCAGGCCGAGTACGTGCGCCCCGTCGTCTTCCCCGTGCGCCTGGCCGCCAGCGCCCGCGTCTCGCGCATCGGCAACACCTCCGTCACGCTGGAGCACGCGGTGTTCGGCGAGGAGGACGGCACGCTCTACACGAAGGGCACCGCCGTCATCGTCACCCTGGACTACGTCAAGAACGAGCCGGTGTTGGTGCCCGCCTCCGTGCGCGCCGCCATCGAGGCGCTGGAGGGACGGACGTTCGGCCCATGA
- a CDS encoding YebC/PmpR family DNA-binding transcriptional regulator — protein MGRIFETRKATMMARWNKMAKVFTRISKDIAIAVKSGGPNPDSNSTLRRVLQNARAANMPKDKVEAAIKRASGQTATQYEIVLYEGYGPHGIALLVETATDNVVRTVANVRMHFNQNGGNMGTTGSVGFMFKRMGVFRLNPEGINQEELELELIDHGLQEMGEGTGEKGEKQLIIRCDFADFGKLQAAIEAKGLAPISADSEYIAENLIELPEDKATEVLELVDALEQDDDVQRVFHNLG, from the coding sequence ATGGGACGCATTTTCGAGACACGCAAGGCCACGATGATGGCCCGCTGGAACAAGATGGCGAAGGTCTTCACGCGCATCAGCAAGGACATTGCGATCGCGGTGAAGTCCGGCGGGCCGAACCCGGACTCGAACTCCACGCTGCGGCGGGTGTTGCAGAACGCGCGCGCGGCGAACATGCCGAAGGACAAGGTCGAGGCGGCCATCAAGCGCGCCAGCGGTCAGACGGCGACGCAGTACGAAATCGTCCTCTACGAGGGCTACGGGCCGCACGGCATCGCGCTGTTGGTGGAGACGGCCACGGACAACGTGGTGCGCACGGTGGCGAACGTGCGGATGCACTTCAACCAGAACGGCGGGAACATGGGGACCACGGGCAGCGTGGGGTTCATGTTCAAGCGCATGGGGGTGTTCCGGTTGAACCCGGAGGGCATCAATCAGGAGGAGCTGGAGCTGGAGCTCATCGACCACGGGTTGCAGGAGATGGGCGAGGGCACGGGCGAGAAGGGTGAGAAGCAGCTCATCATCCGGTGTGACTTCGCCGACTTCGGCAAGCTCCAGGCGGCCATCGAGGCGAAGGGGCTGGCGCCCATCTCCGCCGACTCCGAGTACATCGCGGAGAACCTCATCGAGCTGCCCGAGGACAAGGCCACCGAGGTGCTGGAGCTCGTCGACGCCCTGGAGCAGGACGACGACGTCCAGCGCGTGTTCCACAACCTGGGCTGA